A genomic stretch from Candidatus Desulfofervidus auxilii includes:
- a CDS encoding MBL fold metallo-hydrolase, which produces MVKEILKKIQWLGHDAFRIKSNLIIYFDPYQIKPGPAADLIFITHPHFDHCSPEDVEKIKKEDTIIITEKDSAKTLSGNIEIMKVGEEKVFKDIKVKAVPAYNIGKTFHPKEKGWLGFVIEVEGVRIYHAGDTDFIPEMEDIKTDIALLPVSGTYVMTADEAVKAALAIKPQVAIPMHYGAIVGTETDANQFAKGLEGKVEVVILSKVD; this is translated from the coding sequence ATGGTTAAAGAGATACTTAAAAAAATTCAATGGTTAGGTCATGATGCCTTTAGAATTAAAAGCAATCTAATAATTTACTTTGACCCTTATCAGATAAAACCAGGACCAGCTGCAGATCTTATCTTTATTACTCATCCACATTTTGACCACTGTTCACCAGAGGATGTGGAAAAAATTAAAAAAGAAGATACTATTATCATTACAGAAAAAGATTCGGCTAAAACACTGTCAGGCAATATAGAAATAATGAAAGTTGGAGAAGAAAAGGTCTTCAAAGACATTAAAGTAAAGGCAGTCCCTGCTTATAATATAGGAAAGACATTCCATCCAAAAGAAAAAGGTTGGTTAGGATTTGTGATAGAAGTTGAAGGAGTCCGTATTTATCATGCTGGAGATACAGATTTTATCCCTGAGATGGAAGATATTAAAACAGACATAGCGCTTTTACCAGTTTCAGGTACCTATGTCATGACTGCTGATGAAGCCGTTAAAGCCGCACTTGCTATTAAGCCTCAAGTAGCTATTCCCATGCATTATGGAGCTATTGTAGGAACAGAAACAGATGCTAATCAATTTGCAAAGGGTTTAGAAGGAAAAGTAGAAGTAGTTATCCTGTCTAAGGTAGACTGA